The sequence GGCTAAAAAGGAATTTCTAAGATACTGGCAATATTCTCTTAATCTGAGTAGTGAGTAATGAAGttcactttttatatatttttgaaaatttacatttatgttttataaatgattttgtatctctctctatataaaaggctaatatgcaaagtgtctcttGGGAGTTCAACACGAATgatgggagtttgatcgctcactatgacatgtgctgaccaccagggggcagcacggaatgaagAAAGGCACCAGCTAGCAACTggtgaaggaaggccccagcaggAAACACAAAGGCCCTGTTCggctctgatcactggccaggcctaaggactccACCAGCGCACatatgtcatgcaccaggcctccagtacaataataaaagtaatgGACTTCtagtcaagatggtggcataggtaaatatGGTACCCAATCCTCCCataaacacatcaaaattacaactgaactAAAATTACAGAACAACCACCATTCTGAAATCTAGCTGACTGGAAATCATATAACTAAGGAATTTAAGAGGAAGCCTCATGGAGACGggtaggaggggcggagacaCAGAACTCCTGTGCGgtagataaaaatcaggagggatatcttggttGTGAAGCCCCCTCTTGAGGAGTGAGTGGTCATAGCACCACATCAGGCCTCCTAAACAGAGTTCCAGTACCAgggagagaagtccccataacttctggctgtaaaaactaCTGGGGATTGTGGCTGCATGAGACCATCTGGGCACAGGTCACATTTTAACTGCATATGTGGCTATGGCATTGGACAGCACAGaacacagaacatttccatcatcacagacaGTTGTATTGGACAATATTGACCTAAGTAGGTTAGGGCTGTGTATTTTACACTCCTGATGTATCTTGTGCTTTTCCTTCAGAGCACTTATCAAAGTTAATAATGAATTAATGTCTATCTTCCATACTAAATTATTGGCCCCATGAAGACAGGAACCATGTCTATTTTGCTTGCTGGTGTATGTCCAGTGCCTAATACAGTTCATGACAAGTAATAGACCCTAAATAGATATGTGTCAAATGACAAATAAATGAAGTTATATTCTAAAACATACAAGAACTCTAGTCCATGGAATTTGGGGTTCAGACTAGAAATATGATCAGTAGGTTTGTGCATAGGCAAATGCTTTTGCATTCAAGTTTCAGatcactttctccctttctgacTATTTCATTATCTTTCCTGAAATGAAGAGGACAAAAGTATCTAGCTACTAAGATTTGGGGACCTGGTACTTTGATCATATTACTAAAAGGATGATGTTGAACatataatcatttcacaatatatgtgaaatcaaaccatcatgttgtacacctttaACTTATATAGTGATGTATGTCCATTAattttcaataaaactggaaataaaaccaTTTTATGTTGTTCTTCCTAGTCATGATCCATTTAAACATGTTGGTATTACTTATAACCAAAATGATATTCTTATAACAAGTGAAAAATACCTAACATCACTTTTTTAGAATCatgatcattaatttttttttaaatgtattttattgattttttacagagaggaagggagagagatagagagttagaaacatcgatgagagagaaacattcatcagctgcctcctgcacatctcctactgaagatgtgcccgcaacccaggtacatgcccttgaccggaattgaacccgggacctttcagttcgcaggccgacgctctatccactgagccaaaccggtttcggcatgatcattaattttttatgttGCATTGTAAGATGAGAGAGAGGTTAAAGAgtgcaattttattcttttataaattatgcaataacacactttaaaaagaataagcagCCCTCCTGGCACAGAAAGAGAATAATTAAAAGActcttgaataaaaataaaatcaaaataatcaaTTAAATGATAGCTATCATGGCTAGCAATGGATTACATATAAAGTTTGGTAATATTAGAAATATTGGTGCTTGGTAATCATAATAGAGGGTGGAAACATTAGCAGCAGGTAATAGTGTTGCCCTCGGCTGACTGGAGCAGTGCTCTGATACATGTGTTTTCACTGGGATTTAACCTTAGTTACTGCGTCCACATCAGCTTTGTCTGCTTCTGCAAGTCGTTTTTCATGGCTCTCAACCAGGACTTTGTCTTCGTTTCTTAGAGACCTCCTGGAAACATCATCCTTGGGAACCATAGCACCTGCCATGGTCACTTCCTCCAGCAACTTCCGTAGCCACTCCTGCCTTTCCTTCTTGTTCAGATGTTGACGCCGGTTATGCATAAGCTGTATTTCACCCACAGTTTTCCTCCTGTAGGGAACAGAAACGGAGAAGCCACTCCATTAGCTCTCTTCTTCCCATCATAATGGCATCCCTAAAAATCCAATCCCCAAGTCCTCGCCCTGAAAAACGAGAAATGGTACTTACTGCAGGGTTTTCCCATCTGATTTTGCGAAAAAACAAATTGCAAACAGGACGATCATTACTTTAACCATTTCTTTTGCAGACATCatcttcaataaaaaggaaaagcaaaaggcaggtatttgaaaaatgtttttactatTCCACACTATATAATTAACTTTAgcagtttacatttataattacacAACTGTACACAGAGTGGTACAGCAACTAATTCCATTGGTTTTCAGGGAGGACTTTTGGAATCagcctctttcttttttgtttttaaatatatatttatggatttcagaaagaaagggagtggaagagaggcatagagacatcaatgatgagagagaatcattgattggttgcctcctgcatgccttctactgggtgttaagcccgcaacccaggcatgtgcctttaactgcattcaaacccaggacccttcggtctgcaggccgacatctatccactgagccaaacaggtagggccaacctttttattttacacatgCATTAGTGTGTATTATATGTACACCTAATTTGACTTAGAAATTAGATTAGTTTTAGTTTCTAggtaaattagttttattttttagggaTCTTTTTGAGAGTTCTTGTGCAAgtttaatatatgaattttaagCCACATGAGGAATGAAAATgcttactttttataattttctcctaCATTTATGCTGCTTATGACTAAGTTCTTATAATTTGTTTGGAAAATGGATTATTCTCTTACTTAGGTAAATTATTAACACTGTTTATTTACTTagaaaatttctttttcataAGTCAACGTCATTTCAGGCACTGCAATAATAACCATAAGTACCAAATTAATAGTCTCTGATTTAGAGATATTTTTACTAAATTAATGCATActtttaccatttaaaaatgtgtcaaaGTATTATTAAAAGTCATCTAGTTAATTATAAGAATTTAGAGCTTTGGCTTCAtataaaatgtttgtttgtttgtttttcttcagctTTTCTTAAAACTATCTTGTCTGAGTATAATTTTTAGCAGTTTCCTCTTTTGTTCATGAAGCTTTTCATCTCAAAATAGACTAGTTTTATCTTAATCTGCACTTCAGTAATTGCAAAACCTATTGTTATAGAAGTGCTTTTTCTTAATGCTTAATGTTCTCTGTTTTAACATACACATACAGTCACAATGCACTCATATTTTAAAGGGaaatggctttatttatttttgaagtggtgGCATCATATTGAAGTAGTATAAGAAATAGAGCTATATGAGGAGGTACGATCAAACCAGGACCCAGCAAAGCCCGCAGGGAGCTTCACCCTTGTGTCCTGGTCGGACCTCCCTCCTCCATCGTTATCATGCCCCAGAGGAAGGCTGAAGGGGATGCTAAAGGAGATAAAGTCAAGGTGAAGGAGAAACCACGGAGAAGATCCGTCAGGTTATCAGCTAAACCTGCTCCTCCAAAGCCAGAGCCAAGCCTAAAAAGGCCCCtgcaaagaagggagagaaggtatgaaaagggaaaagggaaagctcATGCTGGCAAAGATGGGAATAGCCCTGCAGAAAATGGAGATGCCAAGCAGACCAGGCACAGAAAGCTGAAGGTGCTGGAGATGCCAAGAGAAGTGTGTGCATTTTTGATAGCTGTGTATTTCTGGTGACTGTACaatttgaaatactattttttaccAAGTTTTATAAAAGTGcagaattttgttttacttttttttttaagctatgttGTTAGCACACAGAACACTTCATTGTTATTTTGCGGGAAGGACATATAGTACTACTAGAATGTCTCCAAAGCTGGACTGACATGGGGGAAAATTCCTTTCCCTTCTAGTTTTGAGAAacttcctcttggttcctggaaGGAGGATCTCTTGATGTTGGTACACATTAGCCATCTTGGCACAAACACCTTGTTATGTGGGAAACTAAACTTtgtttttctgtccttttcttcctctccaatTTAAGCATAGACTTTGGCTCTCTTAAGCCCAGAGACCTATTGGGACCTGACCCCCCAAAAAGTTGACTTCCAGTCGGTTGGGCAATCTGAGCTTTCCAGTGTCACCACTGAGATGGCCTCCCTCTAAAGAGCAGCAGTTCCTTTTTAGATTGTGGATCTACAGATTGATGTTCTCTGCCATATTCACTTCATTTCCTGAAAGTCAGGGTCAGCTTGTGAAAAGTTGTTACACCACATGCTCAATGTGAAATGTCAACCCTCACTCTAAACTTTCCCTATTCACAGCATCAGATGAAGACTTCACTGGGTTTTGTGGTGGCTTTCTGATTTGGTAGCTCATTGAAGAAGGGAGTTTGAAAGTTGTATACTGTTAATGATTGTCTGCCCATATCCTGCCTGAAATACCATGATTGTTTATGaaaagtatctacactaataaaagagaaaaatggtaattggcatacgatgctacccttttcattggctaatcagggctatatgcaaattaactgccaactatgattggcagttaactgccaactaagattggcagttaactgccaacaagatggcggttaatttgcatatgtaggcacaatgcagggacgcgaaagggaaagcaggaagaagccccctgccactgacagtgatcggaaacccaggggggagctaagagctggggggcagggcaaaggcggccctgggtaaggggccgatgctgtgattagagggtgatgggggtcaatgcctgagggctcccagtatgtcagagggggcaggctgggctgagggacactcccccccgcccccacccagtgcacgaatttcgtgcactgggcccctagtctttaaTAAAGCTGGATgcagtttgaaaaaaaaagttgttgtAAGAAATATAATCTACTACATTTATTTTCACTGTGCGATATAAAGCTTCCCTGTGCAATATAAAGCTATTGATggagcaataaatacatatacttCAATTTtggtttatgttatttttaaaaaggcactgtAGCTAGAAGACAGGAGCATTGGTGTCTAATCTTAGCTCTATCACATTCACTTAGTGACTTCAGACATCTCTGCTTTGTTTCCTATTAATAATAGAGACAAGCTTCTTTCAAGAATATCATGAAAAAGCTCAAAAATCAGCTTTTTACAATTCATGTACAGTTTTCAgaatagaaagtgaaaaaaatctttattaaaggGAATAAATATTCAGCAGTAAAACTGTTTCTCCAGCTCTTGTATACAACTTGAGTTCTCTTTGAGTAATAAAACAAACAGTTTGATGAGGATATTCTGCAGGAAAAATATACTACTAAcacaatttaataaatgtatatttgttatttaaatcaGAATGTTTTATTCCTCATTAGTCtgctttatttgaaaatttcagTAAGATACCATTAAAGCATATGATGccaaattataattttttgtgtgtaatttCAGATACATTTAGAAAAAGCAAGGCCCCTCAAAAGACTTTcatcacaaaaataaatgatttcagagtattttagaaacataaatttattttgtgttgtGGAATTTTATATTAAACACTTGTGACCCTGTGAAGGAAATTTCTGCAcatttaaagggaattaattagaggaaatattttaatattgctattttttctttcagtcGTGACATTACGGTGTCCCTGCTAATTTCCATAttcttctattatatagatagaacTCTCCTTTCACATTGTAACTTGAATAAACAGCATTTTATTTGTAGAAAATGATGCACATCAAATAATACCTAgattataacaaatattttatatgagaTTTAAAAGATAAAGTAAAGATTACTCACCACACAATGTCTTAGGACAATATCTTTCAGGTATATTAGCAGCTGGTGCTCTCTTAAAGTTGAGTAAACTTGAGAAAGCTTATGAATTGGATTGTAGATGCTTCAGTGTGACTTATATGTAGGTCTTCCTCTCAGCAAAAGAAGCTTTTATGTTGTTACAGATGATATCACTCCCAATTCTCTGGATCACAAGTATAGGACAGAACAACAGACAACCCGATTGGATGATGCCCATTCTTCTTAAGATTTAGATCATTAGATATTAACAGTAACATAGCATGGGTCTGGGAAAAAGAATTATGCAAAGATTTCTAACAAATATTAAATTGCAATTCTGAATTCTGACTGGGTTAATGAATTTGTATTATTAAAAAagactgatttctttttttcattatttaaagaaTACTTTATTAGTTTCTGTAATCAAACCCATGTAGATTAAGACCTTACATATTTTATACAGTCTGTTACCCCTGtacaaatggaaaaaattatGTTTAACGTTTCTAGACCAATATGGCTGTTACTTTCTGTACAATGCCAACCCAACACAGTACAACTGGGATAGTTTTTCCAAAGTTGACAGCACAGCTAAAGTTTCCcaaaattcaaattatatatatatgtatgtatgtgtatatctgtatatatatctgtatatatatatatatttatttatttatataaaaaggcCTATAGCAGTATGTTATGCATCAATAACAGCAACAGCTTTTCCAGGTTCTGTAGTCATCTGAGCAAAATTATAGACATCCAGCAcactccaataaaaaaaaaaagaagtaaaaaacaaatctccagaaaaaagCAAAGTTCTGTGACTGTTGTGGTTCCtggcaccattttttttttt is a genomic window of Myotis daubentonii chromosome 9, mMyoDau2.1, whole genome shotgun sequence containing:
- the LOC132242211 gene encoding parathyroid hormone-like, whose protein sequence is MMSAKEMVKVMIVLFAICFFAKSDGKTLQRKTVGEIQLMHNRRQHLNKKERQEWLRKLLEEVTMAGAMVPKDDVSRRSLRNEDKVLVESHEKRLAEADKADVDAVTKVKSQ